CACCAGCCCGACGATCTCGCTCTCGGTCGGCAGCACGCCGTAGCGCGCGGCCTCAGCCCGAATCAGCTCGAAGACTCGGTGTAGCGGCGTGGAGCGAAAATCGGTCATGTTGATCGAAACCTGCGCGTGCCCTTCGACCAGCAGGCCCAGCGCTTTGACGAAGCGGAGCCCGCCGTTCGAGTGGCGGATCACTTTGGCGATCTTTTTGGCAATATCCACGTCGCCCGTGCTGAGATAGACGTTGTAGGCGATCAGCGGCGCGCGCGCGCCGATCGCGGTCGCGCCCGCAGGCGTGAGCCTGGCCGGGCCGAAGTCGGGATCGCGCTGCGGATCAGTGCCCAGCGTTTGCTTCAAGCCCTCGTACTCGCCGCGCCGCACGTCCGCCAGGTTGCGCCGAGCAGGCCGCGTGGCGGCCTCCTCATAGAGATAGACCGGAATGCCAAGCTCATCGCCCACACGCTGCCCAAGCTGCCGGGCCAGCGCCACACAGTCGGCCATCGTCGCATCGCGGATCGGAATGAAGGGCACTACGTCGGTCGCTCCGAGCCGTGGATGCTCGCCGCGATGCTCGTCGAGGTTGATCAGCTCCTTGGCCGCGCGCATTCCGGCGAACGCGCCGTCGACTACCGCCGAGGGCGGCCCGACCAGGGTGACGACCGAGCGATTATGATCGGCGTCGGACTCGACATCCAGCACCAGCACATCGGGCACGGCACGCATCGCGGCGACGATCTGGTCGATCACATCGGCGCGACGACCCTCGCTAAAGTTGGGCACACATTCGATCAACGGTTGTGGCATAGCTGCTCCTTATCAGAAATCGGCGATTGAGCGCCGCTTGATGGTCTGTCGCGCTCTCCCTGGCTGCTCCTGGCGACGCTGCCACGAGCACGCCGTAGTGTAGCATACGCTCGGCGCATGACCAGCAGCCGGTGGGAGAAACGCACCGATCGCTCTGGCTATCCTGGCCCGGCGATTCGTGACGCGCAGGGGTTGCGCCGCTGGAAGAAGCGGTTATACTACAGCAGCTTTAAAATCGTCACAAACATCGTAAAGAAACATATGCCACTAGCTACTCGAATTCCGCGCACGTTCGCCCTGACGCTGATCGCCGCCGCGCTTGTCGCCTGCTCCACAGGCACCGTACCGCCGCAGACCAGGCGCACGGAGGCTACAACGCCGCCGGTCGCCACAACCGCCGCCGCTACTGAGGTCGCGGCAACCGCAACGACCGCCGCAGACTGGCGCTTTCCGGCAGGCAGCCGCATTGCGGGCGTCGATGTCGGCAACAAAACGCCGGAAACCGCGATCAAGCTCGTCTCGCTTGGCCTGAATTCCTGGCAAAAGCCGCTGGCGCTCGTCGCCGACGAGCAGGCCGCCGATCCGCCGACGCTCAAGCCCTACAAAGTGGGCCTCGACCCCGACATCGCGCAGATGGTGGCGGAGGCCGAGCACCTGGCGCGCGAGGGCAAGCCCGTCGACATCGAGTGGACGCCGCAGGTCGACGAGGCGAAGCTCCGCGCTGAGCTGGAAGCGCTGGCCCCCTCTTTCGAGCAGACCGCCGCCAGCGATATTGTCACCGACACCGAGGCGCTGACCTCGACCTTTACGTTTCGCGCGCAGCCGGGCGTGAAGCTCGACATCGACGCGACCGCCGCGCTGGTCAGCAGGCTGCTCACCGATCGCAGCGAGGCCGTCACGCAGACCGTGGTGCTGCACACCACGTCGCCGCAGGAGCGCGATCTGGCGACGCTCAAGCACGTGCTGGAGGAGCATCTGGGCTACTGGAAGGGCGTTGGCGCGATCTACGTCCACGATCTCGAAACCGGCCAGTCGATCGGCATCAACGAAAACTCGGTCTTCTCCGGCGCGAGCGTGATGAAGGTGCCGATCATGATCTACGTCTACGCCAAGCTCGGCAAGCTCGACGAGCAGCAGCGCGAGTGGATGGAGAACGTGGTCATCAACAGCGATAATCTCGACGCAAACGCGCTGCTCGCCGCCGCAGTTGGCGGCCAGGGCACCGAGGCCGCGCTGGAAGGCGTCAACGAGATGAGCCAGATGCTCGAAGGGCTGGGCCTTGAGCACACCTACCAGCTGATCCCGTACGAGTCGGGCGAGTGGCTGATCCAGCAATCGCGGCTGCCGCAGGGCGGGCCGAAGCGCGAGGGCCAGCCGCCCTACACCGCCGCCGATCCCTATGTCCGCACCACGCCCCGCGAGATGGGCCAGCTTTTTGTGATGCTGGCCGAGTGCGCCGAGGGCAAGGGTCCGCTGATCGAGAAGTACGGCGATAAGCTCAACGAGACGCTGTGCGACGAGATGATCGGCTGGCTGGAGCGCCCCCATGATCAGGAGCGGATGGTCGCAGGTATCCCGGCGGGCGTGCCTGTCGCGCATAAAGGCGGCTGGATCGACGACATGCAGAGCGATGTCGGCATCGTCAGCAGCCCGAATGGCCGCTATGTCGCCGCGATCTACATCTGGCGGCCCGACGGCTACGTGACGAACGCGCACGCGACGCCTTCGCCGTACCTGGGCGACTTCTCGCATACGATCTATACGTTCTTCAATCCTGAGAGCGTGGAGTAGAGCGAAAGAGGTTCAAAGCTCAAAGCTTAAAGTTCAAGAACCGAGTTCCAGATACTTCATGTGGTTCTCGGTTCTTATTTCTTGGTTCTCGGCTCTCCCCTTGCTCTCTTGTTCTCCTGTTTCTGGTATCCGGTTCTTGATGCTTGGTTCTCCGTTTATTCCCTTTGTTCGCCGGGTGCCCTTTGGGCGCGGCACCCGGTTCTTTGTTCTTTGTTCTTCTCCCGCCACAACCCGATCGCCCGGTGCATACTCTCGAAGGCGAGCGGCGGCAGGGAATCGGGCACGAACCATCCGACCATATCGGCATCGTCGGCGGGCATCGGCTCGGCGTCGTCGACGGCCTGCGCGGTGTAGGTGATCACAATCACGCGGCCATTGAACGACACATCCAGCAGCGCCAGCCGCACGACCGTCAGCCCCGTCTCCTCGCGGCACTCCCGCGCGGCGGCGACCTCAGGATCTTCGCCAAAATCGACGTAGCCGCCGGGAAAGGACCACAGGCCGCGTCCGGGATCGATCGCCCGCCGCGTGAGCAGCAGCATCCCTGCGCGCTCGATCAAGACCGTCGCGGCGACTTTGGGATCGGCAAACACGATATAGCCGCAGTTGGGACAGGTTGGGCGGGGCTTGCCTTCAAACGGACGCTGTTCGAGTGGCGTTGCACATTCGGGACAAAAACGCATCATGTCTGCATGATAGCACGCTCTGCGATCGTGTGGCGGACCACAAAAAGAGCAGGCGGGCACCAACTGTATGCCCGCCTACCCCCGGAAGGAGCTAGCGCACGCTTGTGCGGCGGCGTACGCTTCGGATAATACTCAGCCCGGCCAGCAGTGTCAGCACTGCGACCAGACCGAGCGGCGCGCTCGTCGTGCCGGTGTTGCCTGTGTCGGGGAGCCGCGCCGGAGGACGCGCGCCGCCACCGGCAGCCTCGACCGTAAACTCGCGCACGACAACCTGACCGTTGGCCTGGACCGGAACGTCGGGACCGTTCGGGAACTCGTACTGGCCCTTGGTGCCAGCGTCGATATGCAGCATCGGCGCGAGCTTATCGCCAGCGTTGAACGTCTCGTCCAGCTTAACCATCAGATTATTGGTTGTGCCAGCCTTGATGGCGGCCAGCCCGGCCAGCGGCGTCAGCATCATCTTGCCGTCGGGGCCGAACTTGTGGACGGCGACCCAGCCATCTTCCGCCGCGACAACCCGCTCGATCGTGATCATGCTGTTGCTGATCGGCTGGTTGCGCACGGTGATGCTCGGTGTCACACCACCTGCCGGAGGCGCTGAGGGCGCGGGTGAGGGCGAAGCTGAGGGCGCGGGCGAGGGCGATGGAGAAGCCTGAGCCGCCGCGACGACGATCGTGCCCGACATACCGGCGCCGTTCGGACCGCCATGATACTCGCAGTAGTATGCAAACGTGCCCGCCGCGCTGAACGTTACCGCGCTGGACGTAGCGCCCGACGCAACATTGCCGGTATCGAAGGAGCCGTTGTCTGCTTTCGCCGTATGCGGACGCTGCCCGGTATTCCTCCACGTCACGCTAGCGCCCACCGGCACTGTCACCGTTTTCGGCTCGAAGGTGTTGTCGCGCATCTCGATCACCACGCCCGTCTGCGCGACCGGCGCGGCACGCACAACTGTTGCCGCGAGGCCCAGAGCGACGAGCGCGATCATCGCAACGCCGATCAGCAGCCGACCGACGATTGGTGTACTCATAGCACGCTCCTTAGCTGTTGCGCACCCGCCAGGCGAGTGCGATCTGCTCATAGCATCATACGAATGATTGCTATGCGCCATACAACCCGTCACTCAAGTATTCGTACCCAATGCGTCGAATGAATCTATACTGCTCAGCACGGTGCGCGCACAAAAAAAGGCGCGCACGAGTGTGCGCGCCGCGTCCAGATCAGCATCTAGTCGGTCATTTCGAGGTAGTCCGTGAGGTAGATGCGCTCCGTCCGCGATAGCCGCTGCGCCTGGGCCGAGACTACCAGCGCGCCCCGCAGCACCGCCGGGCTGGTCGGCTGCTGGCTGCCGCCGCGCGGCTCGATCGTCACGCCCACGCCCTGATACGTCGCCAGCGGCTGGTCTACGGGCAGCAATACCCAGCCGTTGCCCGACTGTGGCACGAACGTGCCCACGCCGATCGGCGTGCCGCCCTGGTTCAGCCAGACCTGATAGACCTTGCCGGAGCCGGGATCGGGCAAGCCCTGCGCCACCAGACACGCAACCGACAACTGCGGCGAGGCCCAGAACCGACCGCTCGCGCTCTCGCCCGACAGCTCGTAGTCCTGAAGATCGGGCGTGTTGAGCACCCTGGTCATCGTCTGCCAGCTCTGGCGGCTGTTGGCAACCTGCGTGGAGAGCCTTTCGATTTGGGCGGCCTGGCTGTTCAGCCGCATTTGCAGCGCGATATTCCAGCCGAGCAATGCCAGCAGCATCACAGCCGCGAAGCTCCATCGCGGCGCGAGTCGCACACGCCACCAGGGATGGGCGGCAGGCGCTGGCCGGCGCTGGGCCGCGCGCGACTCGACGGGAGCGGAGGTTGCCGCATCCAGAATGCGTGCGCGTAGCTCCGGCGGTGGCGTGGCCTGCGGCGCGGTATAGGGCAAGATCCGCGCGATGTGGGTATAGCCTTGCAGCGCGCGCTGGCAGGCTTCACAGCTCGCGAGGTGCGTCAGCAGATCGGGATCGGCCTCCGACTCGCCAAGGGCATAGGCCGCAAGCTGCGGCTGAAGATCGTGACATCTATCGGTTGGATCGCTCGACATGGATAACTCAACTTTCTGGCGACACATGCTCTGCCACGGCGCGCCAGCACATACGATCATGGCTCTATGCGATGGGCAACATCGCGCGGCGTTGCTTCTCAACGCTCTACACTCTATTATACTTTACGTAATAGCCCTGAGCCTGAATCTACGATCCTCCGGCAGCACCGCTGAATGGCAAAGCTCTCTGGAGCGTATCGGGCCTGCGACGAGAGCCTCCACTACGATTCTATCACCTTCCACGCACTATACTGCTCGTCGCCCGACTCATGCCGCCAGCGCCGGACGTACCAGATCATCCTGGCCCCAACGATCCGTCGCGATCGGGACTGGAACTTCATGGAGCGCGCAGCGAGCAATTTCGCGAAAACTGCTACACTACCTCGTAGCGACCTCACCATAGCGCCGCGCTACGGTACAGGGCTTATGCATATCCATCCCATTCGCCCGGTTTGCCCCCCATCTCGCTCGGATTCGTCGGCTCTGCACCCGCTTGCCTGGCCCACGCCGAGCGGGCAGCGGCAGGCATGATGCCTCCCAATCCTAGCACGTTTATCGCGCATCACAAAGGAAAGATGAGTTTCTATGGCGGTTATCGTTGAGCAATTCGCGCCAGACGTACAGGTGTACACCGCCGACGGCGCGCGCGTTCCACTCCGCACCTACTGGGGCCATCGCCCGATCGTGCTCACGTTTCTCCGGCACTTTGGCTGCGCCTTCTGCCGCGACTTCATCATCAAGCTGCGAGCCGCCTACCCCGATTTTGTGGAGCGCGGGGCGGAGATTACCGCTATCGCGCAGGGCAACGCGCCGCAGACGGCCCACTTCGCCAACATCCTGCGGCTGCCCTTTCCGCTGCTCGCCGATCCGAGCCGCGAGGTGTACCAGGCATTCGAGCTGCTCGAAGTGGGCTACACCACGCTGCTGCATCACTCGGTGATGCGCGAGGGGATGGCGCTGGCCGGGCGGGGCGAGCTACCCGATGTCGGCTATACGATCCAGACGATGCTGCCGACCAACAATATGTCGTTTCGGCAGATGGGCGGCACGTTTGTCATCGATGAGCAGGGGCGCGTCCGATATGCGCATGTCGACAAGCAGGTCTACGATCACCCGCAGATCCCGGATCTGCTTGAGATCGTCGGCAGCCTCACGGCTCAACCTGTAGGCACTGACGCAGACTAAACCAGATTACCATACAAAGAAGTGCCCCTCAGCTTAGCTGAAGGGCATCTGGCACGGGCGACAGGACTCGAACCTGCGACCTAGGGTTTAGAAGACCCTTGCTCTATCCATCTGAGCTACGCCCGCATGCGCCGCATATTATACCATGCCTCCGCGCACGCGAAACGCTTACCGTGCCGCGTCCGCCGCTCTGATGCTCCTGGTACCGGATCAAGCAGGGTTTCGAGCAGGCCCTCACCCTGGCCCGCCCTGCCCCGCGCTCAGGCGGGCTTCCGCCCTCACGCCGCGCCTAGACCAACGGCTAGTTGTTTTGCGCCACTGCATGACCTAGAGTAGAATGGATGGACAGGTGATGCAGCAAAATCTGGCATAGGGTCAAGTAAACCTGAGGGTTAAGGAGCGGAAACTAGACGTGAGCGACAAAAAAATTCGGGTTGCCATCATCGGAGTTGGCAACTGCGCGTCCTCGTTGGTGCAGGGCATAGAGTTCTACAAGCATGCCAGCGAGGGCGATTTTGTGCCCGGCTTAATGCATGTCAACCTGGGCGGCTACCACATTCGAGACATCGAGTTCTCGGCGGCGTTCGACATTAACGTTACCAAAGTCGGTAAAGACCTCTGCGAGGCGATCTTTGCCGAGCCGAACAACACCTATAAATTCTCGGATGTGCCCTTTACCGGCGTCAAGGTGCATCGCGGCATGACCCACGACGGCATCGGCAAGTACCTCAGCGCGGTGATCCAGAAGGCTCCCGGCCCCACCGACGACATCGTCGGCATCCTCAAAAACACGCACACCGACGTGGTCATCTCGTATCTGCCGGTCGGCTCGGAGATGGCGACGAAGTGGTACGTCGAGCAGGTGCTTGAGGCCGGCTGCGCGTTCATCAACTGCGTCCCCGTGTTTATCGCCTCGCAGGAGTACTGGCGCCGCCGCTTCGAGGAGCGCAAGCTGCCGATCATCGGCGACGACATCAAATCGCAGGTCGGCGCGACGATCACCCACCGCGTGCTGACCAACCTCTTCCGCGAGCGGGGCGTGCGCCTGGATCGGACCTACCAGCTCAACTTCGGCGGCAACACCGATTTCATGAACATGCTGGAGCGCGAGCGCCTGGAGTCGAAGAAGATCTCCAAGACCAATGCCGTCACCAGCCAGCTCGACTATCCGATCGACGCCGACAACGCGCATGTCGGCCCCAGCGACTATGTGCCGTGGCTCTCCGACCGCAAGTGGTGCTATATCCGCATGGAGGGCACGACCTTCGGCAACGTGCCGCTCAACTGCGAGGTCAAGCTCGAAGTGTGGGACTCGCCCAACTCGGCGGGTGTGGTGATCGACGCGATCCGCTGCGCGAAGCTGGCGCTCGATCGGGGCATCGGCGGCGCGCTCTACAGCCCGTCGAGCTACTTCATGAAAACGCCGCCCAAGCAGTTCACCGACCACGAAGCGCGCGCCAGGACCGAGGCGTTCATTCGCGGTGATGAGCAGGTATAGCCCGGCTTCCGGCACCGATTGGGAGCAGCCGCGCTGCTCCTGCCTGTTGTTCAGACCAGAGACTTGCGGGAATCTCGCCTGATGCAGATCGCAGCACTTCTGACATACGCCGCCCGGCTCGTGCCGCACGTGCCGCCTCGTCTCGGCTACGCGCTCTGCGAGCTGCTCGGCACGACCGTCGGGCCGCGCGTGCCAGCCTGGGCGCATGTCCTCGCCAACCTGAGCGTCGTCATGCCGCACGCCAGCCAGCAGGAGCGCGAGGCAGCCGCACGCCGCGTGATGATCGGCATGTTCAAAAACTATTTCGATCTCTTCCGCTTCCATACGCTATCGCCCGCCGCCCTCGCCCAGACGACGATCCTTGAGGGTAGACAGAACATCGAGCAGGCGCTGGCGCGTGGCAAAGGCTTGCTCGTCGTCGCGCCGCACTGCGGCAACTACACGATTAGCTTCACCGCGATCATCCGCCACTTTGAAACGCGGGCGCTGCTGGTGGTCGAGCACATGGCCGATCCACGGGTGCATCAGATCATGAACCGGATGCGCAACATGCCGGGGATCGATGTCGAGCCGCTGGGGCCGAATGCTGGCCGTGCAATCCTGCGCGCTTTGCGGCATAATCATGTCGTCGCTCTGGGCGGCGACCGGGCGATTGCCGAGAATAGCGTGATCGTCGAGTTCTTTGGGCAGCCCACGCCGCTGCCGAGCGGCCCCGCGACGCTGGCGCTGCGCACGGGAGCGCCGCTGCTGACGGGCTTTACCAATCGGCTGCCCGACAATCGCTCGCAGGCCTGGTTCGATCCGCCGCTGCTGATCGAGCGCTCAGGAGCGCTTCAGGATGATATATGTGACGTAACGCAAAAAATCGCCTATATTATGCAGGCTTACATTCGCCGCGATCCAGCGCAGTGGCTGGTCGCGGAGCCCATGTGGCCGAGCTTATGAAACTAATCGTACAAATTCCGGCAAAAGACGAAGAAGAGCACCTGCCCGTGGTCCTGCGCGACATTCCCCGGCAGATACCGGGCGTCGATCGCGTCGAGGTGCTGGTGATCGACGACGGCTCACGCGATCGAACGGCCGAGGTCGCCATTGCGCACGGCGCGGATCATGTCGTGCGTCATATCAGCAACAAGGGCCTGGCTGCGGCCTTCCAGACGGGCATCGACGCGGCGCTGCGCCTGGGCGCGGACATTATCGTCAACACCGACGCCGACAACCAGTATCCGGGCGATCAGATCCCGGCGCTGGTCGGGCCGATCCTGGATCGCAGCGCCGACATCGTGATCGGCGATCGGCAGACGCACACGCTTGAGCATTTCACGCCGCAGAAACGGTTGCTTCAGCGCGTCGGCAGCTGGGTCGTGCGGCGCGCGTCCAACACCGAAGTGCCCGATAGCGTCAGCGGCTTTCGCGCGCTCTCACGCGAGGCCGCGCTGCGTATCTTCGTCACCACCGATTTTTCGTACACCGTCGAGAATCTGATCCAGGCAGGCAAGCGGCGGCTGACCGTGGCGCATGTGCCGATTCGCACCAATCAGACCCGACCGTCGCGGCTGCACAAGGGCAACTGGAACTTCGTCAAGCGCCAGGCCTCGACGATCGTGCGAACCTACGCGACGTACGAGCCGCTCAAGACGTTCTCGTATATCGCGACGCCGTTCGTGGTGATGGGCCTGATCTTTTTGCTGCGCGCGGCCTTCGTCTATTTTGCGCGCAAGTTCCTGCCCGACTACAAAGAAGACAATATCCAGGCGCTCACGCTCGGCACCGGCTTTCTGGTGCTGGGCTTTATCGTCTTCTTGATCGGGCTGGTCGCGGATCGCATCGGCGGCAACCGGCGCATGCTTGAGGAGCTGCTTTACCGCGCGCGCAAAGCCGAGCTTGACCATATCGGCTGGCGGCAGGTCGCCGAGGAGCGGCTGGATCGGCTGGAGGCGATGCAGGAGACTGGGCTGGTGGTCCACCGCGCGCGCGGCGATGCCAAAGATGTGGATAGCTCATGACGGTCCACGGCTTTCTCAACATCGACAAGCCCGCCGGGATGACCTCGCACGATGTGGTCGCGAAGGTGCGGCGGCTGGTCGCGCAGAAGCGCGTCGGGCATGGCGGGACGCTCGATCCGGCGGCGACGGGCGTGCTGCCCGTGGCGCTGGGCGAGGCAACCCGGCTGGTGGAGTATCTGGTCGAGGGGCGCAAGCGCTACCTGGCCGAGGTGCGGCTGGGCATCACCACCACCACCGACGATGCCGAGGGCGAGACGCTGCGGGAGCAGCCGGTCCCGCCTCTCAGCCACGACGATCTGACGCGGGCGGTGCAGCCGTTCATCGGCACGATCCGGCAGGTGCCGCCGATGTACTCGGCGATTCAGGTCGCGGGACAGCGTATGTACGATCTGGCACGGCAGGGCAAGACCGTCGATCTGGAGCCGCGCACGGTCGAGGTCGATCGGATCGAGGTGCTGGCCTGGGAGCCGTCGCTGCTGACGCTCGACGTGCTGTGCGGCAAGGGCACCTACATTCGCTCGCTGGCCCGCGACCTCGGCGCGGCGCTGGGCTGCGGCGCGCATCTCGCGGCGCTGCGGCGCACGCAGGTCGGGCCGCTGGGCATCGAGAGCGCCGTGCCGCTCGGCGTGCTGCTGGACGATCCGAGCCGCGTGTCGCACCATCTGCTGCCGCCCGCTACCGCCGTCGCCGACTGGCCCCGCGCCGATGTAGACGACGCGACGGTGCGCCGCATCCGTAACGGGCTGGCGGTGCGGCTGTGGGTCCAGGGCGAGCTAGCCCGCGCCCACGCGCCCGACGGCAGGCTGGTCGCGCTGCTGCGCCTCGACTCGGGCCTGTGGCAGCCGTTCAAGGTGTTTACGTGGGGTTAGGTTGAGGTTTTCGGCGTGATATAACACGCCCCACGGATCGATCCATTCCACCTACGCTACACCGCTGCCGCCTCCTGCATGATCCTCGGCTCGTAGTCGATTGACAGCGTGGGCAGCCCTGGCTCGCGTAAGCGTTATGCGCCACGACCGTCGCCTCGACGGCGTTCCAGTAGATATACTCTCGCCAGGCTATACGCCCGTGTTGACAGACGCGCCGCGACCTTATACCCTACGCTTAACGCCTGATCACTGGCTACGTACAAGCAAAATAATTATGTAAACCGTGCCGTGTAGCACGCTGATCGCCAGCCTGCCGCACAGCCGAGGTACGCAAGGGTGCTCCAGAGAGCCGAGGATGTCGTCTCTGGGGCATTGCGCGTTTCATTAGGGATCGCACAGCCGCAGCCCGTAGATCTGCTGACGACACAAGGAGGGGAAGCGTATGGCACCGCGCCATTACACATCGGTCTTAGACTTATCACGCGACGAAACGTTGGATGTGCTGCGGCGAGCGGCGAAGCTCAAAGCCCGGTGGAATGAGGATCGCAAGGTGTTGAAGCGGCTGCGGGGCTACACGCTCGCCACGATCTACGAAAAACCGTCGCTCCGCACGCGCGTGACCTTCGAGGCGGGCATGACGCAGCTCGGCGGCCACAGCATCTACCTCGGCCCCAACGACATCCAGATCGGCAAGCGCGAAACCGCCGCCGACATTGCGCGCAACCTGAGCCGCTGGGTCCAGATCATCATGGCGCGCTCGTTCACGCACAGCACCGTCACCGAGCTAGCCGAGCACAGCGATGTCCCGGTGATCAACGGGCTGTCGGACGTGGAGCATCCCTGCCAGGCGCTGGCCGACTTTCTGACGCTTCAGGAGCGCTACGGCGAGCTGGAGGGCAGGAAGCTGGCCTACATCGGCGACGGCAACAACGTCGCGCACTCGCTGATGCTGATGGGCGCGCTCTTAGGCGTCAACATCTCGGTCGCCACGCCGGAGGGCTACGAGCCGCAGCAGACGATCACCGAGCGGGCGCAGGAGCTTGCGGCCCAGAGCGGCGCGACAATCCGCGTGACCTGGGAGCCGCGCGAGGCGGTGGAGCGCGCCGACGTGATCTACACCGACGTGTGGGCCTCGATGGGACAGGAAGACGAGGCCGAGGCGCGCAAAAGCAGCTTCGCCTCCTATCAGGTAACGCCTGAGCTTATGGCGGCGAGCGGCAAGGCCGAGACGATCTTCATGCACTGCCTGCCCGCGCATCGCGGCGAGGAGGTTGCCGCCGATGTGATCGACGGGCCACAGTCCGCCGTGATCGACGAGGCCGAGAACCGGCTGCACGCGCAGAAGGCGCTGATCCTGTGGCTGTTGGGGAGATAACGCAAACAAAGAACAAAGAACAGAGAACAAAGAGGCTAGAGCGGTGTGGCTCGCTGCCCTTTGTTCTTTGTTCAACGTTCCGAGTTCGGCATTGTGAGTTTCCAGTTCACAGTTTCGAGTTCAAAGGGCGAGTTGTTTTCTTGTTCCGCCCTCCGGTTCTCCCATTGTTCTTTGTTCCGTTGTTCTTTGTTCTCCGTCTGTTCTTTGTTCTCCTTCCCTCCTACCCTGCGTCATACTTCCAGGTAGCCATCTTTGCTCGTCAGCGCATGACCGGTTGCCCACTACGCCGACGGGCAAGATGCTCTACACTTTGAGGGATTTTCAACCTTCCGCACGTATTCTGCGTGTTCGGTATCCAGCGAGTGTGGCTTTCGGAGGATTCTGTATGGCTGGCAACCG
This region of Herpetosiphonaceae bacterium genomic DNA includes:
- the argF gene encoding ornithine carbamoyltransferase, which codes for MAPRHYTSVLDLSRDETLDVLRRAAKLKARWNEDRKVLKRLRGYTLATIYEKPSLRTRVTFEAGMTQLGGHSIYLGPNDIQIGKRETAADIARNLSRWVQIIMARSFTHSTVTELAEHSDVPVINGLSDVEHPCQALADFLTLQERYGELEGRKLAYIGDGNNVAHSLMLMGALLGVNISVATPEGYEPQQTITERAQELAAQSGATIRVTWEPREAVERADVIYTDVWASMGQEDEAEARKSSFASYQVTPELMAASGKAETIFMHCLPAHRGEEVAADVIDGPQSAVIDEAENRLHAQKALILWLLGR
- the truB gene encoding tRNA pseudouridine(55) synthase TruB; the protein is MTVHGFLNIDKPAGMTSHDVVAKVRRLVAQKRVGHGGTLDPAATGVLPVALGEATRLVEYLVEGRKRYLAEVRLGITTTTDDAEGETLREQPVPPLSHDDLTRAVQPFIGTIRQVPPMYSAIQVAGQRMYDLARQGKTVDLEPRTVEVDRIEVLAWEPSLLTLDVLCGKGTYIRSLARDLGAALGCGAHLAALRRTQVGPLGIESAVPLGVLLDDPSRVSHHLLPPATAVADWPRADVDDATVRRIRNGLAVRLWVQGELARAHAPDGRLVALLRLDSGLWQPFKVFTWG